In a genomic window of Cuculus canorus isolate bCucCan1 chromosome Z, bCucCan1.pri, whole genome shotgun sequence:
- the TMEM174 gene encoding transmembrane protein 174, which produces MEPNNNSVEDFSLNVFSVTPYQPNRSDVLVSDGDKAGATLLFSGVFLGLVGITFTVMGWIKYNGITHLEWTQLLGPILLSVGVTFILIAVCKFNMLTCKSCKEREENTSDLDQTASGQSFVFTGINQPITFHGATVVQYIPSPSTAQEGIAVNPGYLHPVLSCCGAVSPSTSPMATPGSAHFCPTYHLDNPAFTGDEDYATYPAENTRNQRLEDNSDEPEELLERCTYEDLSPPRYEEIYPLSS; this is translated from the exons ATGGAGCCGAACAACAACAGTGTAGAAGATTTCTCTTTGAATGTCTTTTCTGTCACTCCTTATCAGCCAAACAGATCTGATGTCCTGGTGTCAGATGGGGATAAAGCTGGTGCCACTTTGCTCTTTTCAGGTGTGTTTTTGGGTCTGGTGGGGATCACTTTCACCGTGATGGGGTGGATAAAATACAACGGCATCACTCACCTGGAGTGGACTCAGTTATTAGGACCTATCTTGCTGTCTGTTGGGGTGACTTTTATTCTGATTGCTGTTTGTAAGTTTAACATGCTTACATGCAAGTCctgtaaagaaagagaggaaaatacgTCAGACCTTGACCAGACTGCAAGTGGACAGTCCTTTGTCTTCACCGGCATTAACCAGCCGATAACTTTTCACGGTGCCACAGTGGTACAGTACATCCCTTCACCAAGCACAGCCCAGGAAGGCATTGCTGTGAACCCTGGCTACCTTCACCCTGTGCTCAGCTGCTGCGGTGCTGTTtcccccagcacctcaccaATGGCCACCCCAGGCTCTGCTCACTTCTGCCCTACCTACCACTTGGATAACCCAGCTTTTACCGGAGATGAAGACTACGCTACTTATCCTGCAGAGAATACCAGGAATCAGAG ACTGGAGGACAATTCTGATGAGCCAGAAGAACTGCTGGAACGCTGCACCTATGAGGATTTGTCGCCTCCCCGTTATGAGGAAATATACCCACTGTCTTCTTAA